The proteins below are encoded in one region of Sulfolobus sp. A20:
- the proC gene encoding pyrroline-5-carboxylate reductase, with amino-acid sequence MKSIAIIGSGKIGSGILKAVKGNYPSIRIIATGRRDETIENVKRMGVEATKDNDYAVREAEVIVLTVKPQHFPVVLRQVNKDSWMGKIVISVMAGIKVSTLSSLIPNAEVYRAMPNINALVNRSTTAIAERDGRGKEYVESIFKSLGSVYWVPEDMLDAWTALIGSGPAFISEIIDAFALGAVACGMPRDLAYYAILDMIEGTIKMLKSNLNHPVMLRDQVTTPAGTTIRGLMVMESEGVKSALIKTIESAYQRAYAIGEEIDKRLRESNGK; translated from the coding sequence ATGAAGAGCATAGCAATAATAGGGAGTGGTAAGATAGGCAGTGGGATATTAAAGGCAGTTAAGGGGAACTATCCGTCAATAAGAATTATCGCAACAGGGAGAAGGGATGAGACTATTGAAAACGTTAAAAGGATGGGAGTTGAGGCTACTAAGGATAATGATTATGCAGTTAGGGAAGCTGAAGTCATAGTGTTGACCGTTAAGCCTCAACATTTTCCAGTAGTATTACGACAAGTAAACAAGGATTCTTGGATGGGTAAGATAGTGATATCGGTAATGGCTGGTATAAAGGTTTCAACACTTTCCTCTCTCATACCTAATGCTGAAGTATATAGGGCTATGCCTAACATTAACGCTTTAGTAAATAGGTCTACTACCGCAATAGCAGAAAGGGATGGGAGGGGGAAGGAGTATGTTGAAAGTATTTTTAAGTCGTTAGGAAGCGTTTATTGGGTTCCAGAGGATATGTTAGACGCTTGGACTGCTTTAATAGGAAGTGGTCCCGCTTTCATTTCAGAAATAATTGATGCCTTCGCCTTAGGTGCAGTTGCTTGTGGGATGCCTAGGGACTTAGCTTACTATGCAATACTTGACATGATTGAAGGAACGATAAAGATGTTAAAAAGTAATTTAAATCATCCTGTAATGCTTAGGGATCAAGTCACAACTCCTGCTGGTACTACAATTAGAGGGTTAATGGTAATGGAGAGTGAAGGAGTCAAGTCAGCATTAATTAAAACCATTGAGTCAGCTTATCAGAGGGCTTATGCAATAGGTGAGGAGATTGATAAAAGGTTAAGGGAGAGTAATGGAAAGTGA